The region CTGGGCGAAGCGTTCGAGTCCGAACCGGCCCTTGACGGTCTTGAAGAAGGCTTCGATGCGCCAGCGGCGCTTTCCCACGCGGGCGAGATACTTCCCGCCCAGGTCGAGATTTGACATCACGAAACGTTGCTCCGGTTCCTTGTTGCGGTACAGCCAGACCCAGGAGACGCACATGGTCTGGTTAAGCCCGCTGGGCTTAACCAGAGTGCCTCGCACCATCAGGTCACGTACTTGGCGACCATCCTCCAGTTTCCGGGTGCAGCGCACTCCCACCACGATGTCCAACCCCCGACTCAGCACACCCCGAATGAACTCGACGCTCTCGAACCCCCCGTCTGCGTGCAGACGAGGACGCCGTTTTCCAGCGAGCAGGGCGGCAGGAACAGTGCGGAGCAGCTTCAACGCGAGCTGCGCGGGGGAAGGGGACCCCTTCCCCCGCCAGACTTGAAAGGCCCAGGGGAGACGCAGCTCTCCACAGCACAGGTACAGCACCACCAGGTGCACGCCATGGACGCTGTTGAAGGTATGGACCCAGTCGGCAAGTTCAGCGAACTTGCCAGTCTTTCCCAGGCTGGTCAGGTCCACCAGCAGTTCCAGCCGGGGGCGCTGGTGAGGCTGGGTGCGCCACCGATCCTGCAACGTCTCCAGAGCGTGCTGACGCATCACCCGACACAGTTGTCGGGTGTTCCAGGCGGCGTGGTTCAGGAAACGGCTGATGGCGGAGGGGGATTTGACGGTGGCTCCTGCTGGCAAGGGCTTGCCGGAACCATCCAGCAGCAAGTCGAGGAAGACCTCGAAGGATTCCCGGTGCTGCTTGCGAGAAAAGCAGGGCAGGATGTCAGAATAAAGCCGTCTGGAACGCATCTCTTTTGGGTTCACACCCCAATATGGGGCCAAAAGCACGTTCCAGACGTCCTTTTTGAAAACTGCAAGATGTCAGTCAAACTCCACGGTATCCGGACGCGCATCTCCCATCTCTGCGGGTTCAGAACCTATTACGAGTATGCCGTCAACAGAGGGCCGTTACACAACAAGGCCTATACACCAAATGAAGTTTTCGCATTCCGCGAGGCCATCAAGAAACATATCGTCCCCCTCTTCCTGGAACTCCGCCGAATCCGGAAGAGCTCTCTGGGAGTCCAGGAACTGCGGCCGTGGGACAACATGCTGAATCCTTTTGGGATCACGCCTATGGCGCAGTTCTCTGATGACGAAGACGTCCTTAACCGGACACAGCAGGTTCTGAACAGGCTTGATCCTGAACTTGGGACTCTCTTCGGCAATCTCAGGTCGGAGCAGCTTATAGATATAGAGTCACGCCCGGACAAGGCCAGAAACGGGTATTCGAGCATTCTGCCGGAGACGGAACAGCCCTTTGTCATTATGCACATAGGACCCAGGGCCTTTAATATACATCTTTTATTCCATGAGCTTGGCCATGCTTTACATTATGCAATGATGCCTAAAAATCAACCCTACGAGGTGTACGCAACTCCCTTGGAGTTTGCAGAATTTGTCTCTCAAACATTTGAAATAATCACAGTTCCTTTATTAAAGGAGTTCTTTAACAAGAAAGAATTGGGGGTTGTTGATTATCTCCTGTTAGAGCGTGTGTGTTTTGATATAATCAATACCTCTAAGTTGGATGAGTTTCAGGAGCGAATTTACAAGGAGGAGGCAGTTGATTCAAAGATTGTCTCCGAAATTTACGATGAAGTAGATGCCTCTTATCCAACAGGGGTCGAGTGGGGCGAGACGGCTTACCTCCGGCCGTACTTCTGGAAAAATTTGACACTCTTCAGCAGTCCATTTTATAGATTTGAGTATGGTGTGGCCTGGGTCGCGGCTCTCAAGTTCCAAGCGATGTATCAGGAAGACCCTCAACGCTCCCTCAATCGCTTCAAAGACTCCATGCGTCTTGGCTTCACCCGATCACCGCGGGAGTTGTTCCAAACTGCGGGGATACATCTTGACTTTGGTGAAGAAACTCTCGCGCAGACGGCTCAAGAACTTCGAAGGCGTATGCTGGTCAGACAAACCAACTAACCGAAAGGTGGAGGTAGAAATGAAGAACATGTTGCGTATCCTTCTGGTCATCCTCGTGACACTCGGTATGGCTTCGGCCATGAGTGGAGCCCCTGGCAATGCCCCGGACGACACAGGTGGCAACGATTACGGTGTGATGAACTGATAAGCTGGACGTCGTTCAACTCCCGTCAAATCGAGACCACCAGGGCGACTGTGGCGCGTGGGGCATTTTTGCCTTCCGTGCCACAATACTCTTTTGACAAGCCCCCGAGGGATCAGGTGACTCTTGAACTTGATACAACTCTTGATCTGGCGAACTGGCCGGATGTGCTCTCCTGGGCGGCAGAAGCTTCGGCGAGAGGGCACTCCCAGCTGGATATCGCCACTGCCTTCCTGTCGCAAGGCAGTGCCCTGGGGAATATCCGCGCTTTTACGCACTTGATGCGAGATCCCAGTTTCACCAAAGAACGGGGTCTCTCCATTCTCAAGGAAGCGTACACAACCACCACCGATCAGCTTGTGAAGATCATTGTCCTCGTCACAGCGCATCACACCGGAGCTCGGGAAAGCTTACATTCCGGCGAGAGAAACGAGAAGACGAA is a window of Deinococcus terrestris DNA encoding:
- a CDS encoding transposase, whose product is MRSRRLYSDILPCFSRKQHRESFEVFLDLLLDGSGKPLPAGATVKSPSAISRFLNHAAWNTRQLCRVMRQHALETLQDRWRTQPHQRPRLELLVDLTSLGKTGKFAELADWVHTFNSVHGVHLVVLYLCCGELRLPWAFQVWRGKGSPSPAQLALKLLRTVPAALLAGKRRPRLHADGGFESVEFIRGVLSRGLDIVVGVRCTRKLEDGRQVRDLMVRGTLVKPSGLNQTMCVSWVWLYRNKEPEQRFVMSNLDLGGKYLARVGKRRWRIEAFFKTVKGRFGLERFAQHSKQGVMRWWCLSGMAFLLCHLQNLDLPVNLRETWPDWGDLARTVRFSFVPEVRRRALQLELDALNAFQQALPASST
- a CDS encoding M3 family metallopeptidase, producing the protein MLLARKAGQDVRIKPSGTHLFWVHTPIWGQKHVPDVLFENCKMSVKLHGIRTRISHLCGFRTYYEYAVNRGPLHNKAYTPNEVFAFREAIKKHIVPLFLELRRIRKSSLGVQELRPWDNMLNPFGITPMAQFSDDEDVLNRTQQVLNRLDPELGTLFGNLRSEQLIDIESRPDKARNGYSSILPETEQPFVIMHIGPRAFNIHLLFHELGHALHYAMMPKNQPYEVYATPLEFAEFVSQTFEIITVPLLKEFFNKKELGVVDYLLLERVCFDIINTSKLDEFQERIYKEEAVDSKIVSEIYDEVDASYPTGVEWGETAYLRPYFWKNLTLFSSPFYRFEYGVAWVAALKFQAMYQEDPQRSLNRFKDSMRLGFTRSPRELFQTAGIHLDFGEETLAQTAQELRRRMLVRQTN